From a region of the Sinorhizobium sp. B11 genome:
- a CDS encoding ABC transporter permease translates to MLRYVLTRFAIWIPSVLVVMMAVYAMAFYGAGDPIKLIFLRAPGDVAYNPQRIEAIRESAGLNKPFIEQFGLYIWNLLHGQFGNSLSSGRSVWAMVSAAAPVSFQLALCSIILTAVVAIPLGMIAALNQNNRVDYTILGTALFLWAIPAYVAGPLLMVALIVLLPMIKVPYGWGGIFDVRIFLPLIVLSFQPVALIVRQTRAAVIEVLSEDFVRTARAKGVPEIVVALKHILRPVLTPVVTQLGLIMITIVNGAIFVELVFGLPGLGRLTVQALTNSDYPVILAITLIGSFLVMASNLLVDVLYPLLDPRANDSRRSR, encoded by the coding sequence TTGCTACGCTACGTGCTCACGCGATTTGCCATCTGGATTCCGTCCGTCCTGGTCGTGATGATGGCCGTCTACGCGATGGCCTTCTATGGTGCGGGCGATCCGATCAAGCTGATCTTCCTTCGCGCACCTGGTGACGTCGCCTATAACCCGCAGCGCATCGAGGCGATCCGCGAAAGTGCAGGTCTCAACAAGCCTTTCATCGAGCAGTTCGGTCTTTACATCTGGAACCTCCTGCACGGCCAGTTCGGCAATTCGCTGAGCTCGGGTCGTTCGGTCTGGGCCATGGTCTCTGCCGCCGCGCCCGTCTCTTTCCAGCTCGCTCTCTGTTCCATCATCCTGACGGCGGTGGTTGCGATCCCGCTCGGGATGATCGCCGCTCTGAACCAGAACAACCGTGTCGACTACACAATCCTCGGTACAGCGCTGTTCCTCTGGGCGATCCCGGCCTATGTCGCCGGTCCGCTATTGATGGTGGCGCTTATCGTGCTTCTACCGATGATCAAGGTGCCCTATGGCTGGGGTGGCATCTTCGATGTGCGCATCTTCCTGCCGCTCATCGTTTTGTCCTTCCAGCCGGTCGCGCTCATCGTGCGCCAGACACGCGCCGCCGTTATTGAAGTGCTGTCCGAAGATTTCGTTCGCACCGCCCGTGCGAAGGGCGTGCCGGAAATCGTCGTCGCGCTGAAGCATATCCTGCGTCCGGTGCTGACACCTGTCGTGACACAGCTCGGTCTCATCATGATCACTATCGTGAATGGCGCGATTTTCGTCGAACTCGTCTTCGGCCTGCCGGGTCTCGGCCGGTTGACCGTGCAGGCGCTGACCAATTCCGATTATCCCGTCATTCTCGCGATTACCCTGATCGGATCCTTCCTGGTCATGGCGTCGAACCTGCTGGTCGATGTGCTCTACCCGCTGCTCGATCCGCGCGCCAATGATTCCAGAAGGAGCCGCTGA
- a CDS encoding ABC transporter substrate-binding protein — translation MTIGNDQNFSQISRRNALKLGLAAGVGFSLFGASARIVMAQDGQVLKAINPAFDQDWSPLRGGGRTFRWNSFWWASPMYFDTEGKIQPYVFTSWDSPDKKVWTFKIDPKAVFSDGSKITSADVKGSWQVSAMPNTKNQRVDQVLSKVAGYKEMSDGSGNELTGVATPDESTVVCTLTEADPIFFMRLANHIVPITKAEQSRGSDGEEVADWYKPDSKAVYSGPFKLTAIDIDAGTLTFEPNEKFFGPKPKLARIEISSIEDNVTATSLIKSGEYNAHTELVTSTIIQDLGPEFSAGPLIPTSQHFWFNTSRAPMDDPKVRQALIMAVDRDGLFKASYPDGPHKKADQILNSVPGADNSGFEPYPYDPAAAKKLLAESSYGGPERLPKLLFVGISGPAIQAAAQFIAEQWRQNLGITAVDMKPQQDSYAGPDQNAVQIFRDDVGTRVPDAVSYLAGSIASSSSNAQNKLGGYKNAKVDSLLAEAATKAADDPDRVKLAQEAQKVFRDDWAFLPWYSQAMSRWATKEVKAMEKNLDWQVVAPWDVSIG, via the coding sequence ATGACAATTGGTAACGACCAAAACTTTTCGCAGATTTCCCGTCGTAACGCGCTGAAGCTCGGGCTTGCGGCCGGCGTCGGCTTCTCGCTCTTTGGCGCGAGCGCCCGCATCGTCATGGCGCAGGACGGCCAGGTCTTGAAGGCCATCAATCCGGCCTTCGACCAGGATTGGTCGCCGCTGCGCGGCGGCGGCAGAACCTTCCGCTGGAACTCCTTCTGGTGGGCTTCGCCGATGTATTTCGACACGGAAGGCAAGATCCAGCCTTACGTCTTCACGAGCTGGGACTCGCCGGACAAAAAGGTATGGACTTTCAAGATCGACCCGAAGGCCGTCTTCTCCGACGGCAGCAAGATTACCTCGGCCGATGTCAAGGGCTCGTGGCAGGTTTCCGCCATGCCCAATACGAAGAACCAGCGCGTCGATCAGGTTCTGAGCAAGGTCGCCGGTTATAAGGAAATGTCTGACGGTTCCGGCAATGAGCTGACCGGCGTTGCAACGCCTGACGAATCGACCGTTGTCTGCACGCTGACGGAAGCCGATCCGATCTTCTTCATGCGTCTCGCCAACCATATCGTTCCGATCACCAAGGCTGAACAGTCGCGCGGTAGCGATGGCGAGGAAGTAGCTGATTGGTACAAGCCAGACAGCAAGGCCGTCTATTCCGGCCCATTCAAACTGACGGCAATCGATATCGATGCCGGCACACTCACCTTCGAGCCGAACGAGAAGTTCTTCGGCCCGAAGCCGAAGCTCGCCCGCATTGAGATCAGCTCTATCGAAGACAATGTCACCGCGACGTCGCTGATCAAATCAGGCGAATATAATGCTCATACCGAGCTCGTCACATCGACGATCATCCAGGATCTCGGCCCGGAATTTTCCGCAGGCCCGCTGATCCCGACCAGCCAGCATTTCTGGTTCAACACGTCGCGCGCGCCAATGGATGACCCCAAGGTTCGCCAGGCGCTGATCATGGCGGTCGATCGCGATGGTCTGTTCAAGGCGTCCTATCCGGATGGTCCACACAAGAAGGCCGACCAGATCCTGAACTCGGTTCCGGGAGCGGACAATTCCGGCTTCGAACCCTATCCGTATGATCCGGCAGCGGCCAAGAAGCTGCTGGCTGAATCGAGCTATGGTGGTCCGGAGCGTCTTCCCAAGCTGTTGTTCGTCGGCATTTCCGGCCCGGCGATCCAGGCGGCCGCCCAGTTCATCGCCGAGCAGTGGCGCCAGAACCTCGGCATCACCGCAGTCGATATGAAGCCGCAGCAGGACTCCTATGCCGGTCCGGACCAGAACGCGGTGCAGATCTTCCGTGATGACGTCGGCACACGTGTTCCCGATGCCGTCTCCTATCTTGCAGGCTCCATCGCGTCCTCGTCTTCGAATGCCCAGAACAAGCTCGGCGGATACAAGAACGCCAAGGTGGATAGCCTGCTTGCCGAAGCGGCGACCAAGGCTGCCGACGACCCGGATCGCGTCAAGCTGGCACAGGAAGCCCAGAAGGTGTTCCGCGACGACTGGGCCTTCCTTCCATGGTATTCTCAGGCGATGTCGCGCTGGGCAACCAAGGAAGTCAAGGCCATGGAAAAGAACCTCGACTGGCAGGTCGTGGCTCCCTGGGACGTTTCCATCGGCTGA
- a CDS encoding dihydrodipicolinate synthase family protein, which yields MSNHKITGVYSAATTPLNADGSPDLGLFTEHCQRLIEEGCHGVALLGTTGEANSFSSAERRVILEAALKAGIPSDKLLPGTGVVAIPETVELTKHALSLGVTKAVMLPPFYYKGVSDEGLFTAYAQILEKIGDTRLQVILYHIPQVSGVPLSIPLISRLVEAFPETVVGIKESAGDFNNMQEIIATCPGFSVLCGADPLLLPLLKAGGAGCITATSNLVANSLRTVYDHVHDETKGAAVEAAQARINAFRTLSNSYVQIPTIKAMVGLKTGNADWRRTRPPLVPLNDAEYAALAEGYAKLP from the coding sequence TTGAGCAATCACAAGATTACAGGCGTTTATAGCGCCGCTACCACCCCTCTCAACGCCGATGGCAGCCCGGATCTCGGCCTGTTCACCGAACATTGCCAGCGACTGATCGAAGAAGGTTGTCACGGCGTGGCGCTGCTCGGAACGACGGGCGAAGCCAACTCCTTCTCTTCCGCTGAGCGCCGTGTGATCCTTGAAGCCGCACTGAAGGCTGGCATTCCCTCGGACAAGCTCCTGCCGGGCACTGGCGTTGTCGCCATTCCCGAGACAGTCGAGTTGACGAAACATGCGCTCTCGCTCGGCGTTACCAAGGCGGTCATGCTGCCCCCCTTCTATTACAAGGGCGTCTCCGACGAAGGGCTGTTCACTGCCTATGCGCAGATTCTGGAGAAGATCGGCGATACCAGGCTGCAGGTGATCCTCTATCATATCCCGCAGGTCTCAGGCGTTCCGCTCTCCATTCCGCTGATTAGCCGCCTTGTCGAAGCCTTCCCGGAGACGGTCGTCGGCATCAAGGAATCTGCCGGTGATTTCAATAACATGCAGGAAATCATCGCAACCTGCCCTGGCTTCTCGGTACTCTGTGGTGCCGACCCGCTGCTGTTACCACTCCTGAAGGCTGGCGGCGCCGGCTGCATCACCGCCACGTCGAACCTCGTCGCAAACTCGCTGCGCACGGTTTACGACCACGTTCACGACGAAACGAAGGGTGCAGCGGTCGAGGCCGCACAGGCGCGCATCAATGCCTTCCGCACCCTGTCGAACTCCTATGTCCAGATCCCCACGATCAAGGCCATGGTCGGCCTGAAGACCGGCAATGCAGATTGGAGACGCACGCGCCCGCCGCTGGTGCCGCTCAATGATGCCGAATACGCGGCACTCGCCGAAGGCTATGCCAAGCTGCCGTAA